A single genomic interval of Streptomyces graminofaciens harbors:
- the glgA gene encoding glycogen synthase: protein MRVGLLTREYPPDVYGGAGVHVEFLARELRSLVELDVHCWGEGAAGGVVRHRPWSALDTANDALRTFSVDLSIAAGLAGRELVHSHTWYANLAGHFGKLLHGIPHVMTAHSLEPLRPWKAEQLGGGYALSSWAERTAIESADAVIAVSGAMREDILGCYPALDPDRVRVVHNGIDTSLYRPDHGTDVLDRVGLDPSRPYVLFVGRITRQKGVPHLLRAVRDIDPAAQVVLCAGAPDTPEIDQEFRDLFEELSRAREGLFWIPQMLPRPDVIQLLTHAAVFVCPSVYEPLGIVNLEAMACGTAVVASRVGGIPEVVEDGVTGLLVSVDEGEGAFEARLANALDSVLADPDTAVRMGEAGRQRAVREFGWDAVARRTVQLYEEVLKQG, encoded by the coding sequence GTGCGAGTCGGCCTGTTGACCCGGGAGTACCCGCCGGACGTCTACGGTGGCGCGGGGGTCCATGTCGAGTTCCTCGCCCGGGAGTTGAGATCCCTCGTCGAGCTGGACGTGCACTGCTGGGGCGAGGGCGCCGCGGGCGGCGTCGTACGCCACCGGCCCTGGTCCGCCCTCGACACCGCCAACGACGCGCTGCGCACCTTCTCCGTGGACCTCTCCATCGCGGCGGGCCTCGCCGGCCGCGAACTCGTCCACTCGCACACCTGGTACGCCAATCTCGCCGGCCACTTCGGCAAGCTGCTGCACGGCATCCCGCACGTCATGACCGCCCACTCGCTGGAGCCGCTGCGCCCCTGGAAGGCCGAGCAACTGGGCGGCGGGTACGCCCTGTCCAGCTGGGCCGAGCGCACGGCCATCGAGTCCGCCGACGCGGTGATCGCCGTCTCCGGCGCCATGCGCGAGGACATCCTCGGCTGCTACCCGGCCCTGGACCCCGACCGGGTCCGCGTCGTGCACAACGGCATCGACACCTCCCTCTACCGGCCGGACCACGGCACCGACGTCCTCGACCGCGTCGGCCTCGACCCGAGCCGCCCGTACGTCCTGTTCGTCGGCCGCATCACCCGTCAGAAGGGCGTGCCCCATCTGCTGCGCGCGGTCCGGGACATCGACCCGGCCGCGCAGGTGGTGCTGTGCGCCGGCGCGCCCGACACCCCGGAGATAGACCAGGAGTTCCGCGACCTCTTCGAGGAGCTGAGCCGCGCACGCGAGGGCCTGTTCTGGATCCCGCAGATGCTGCCGCGCCCGGACGTCATCCAGCTCCTCACGCACGCCGCCGTGTTCGTCTGCCCGTCGGTGTACGAGCCGTTGGGCATCGTCAACCTGGAGGCCATGGCCTGCGGTACGGCCGTGGTGGCGTCGCGGGTCGGCGGGATCCCGGAGGTCGTCGAGGACGGTGTGACGGGGCTGCTGGTCTCGGTCGACGAAGGCGAGGGGGCCTTCGAGGCGCGGCTGGCGAACGCCCTGGACTCGGTGCTCGCCGACCCTGACACCGCCGTGC
- the gndA gene encoding NADP-dependent phosphogluconate dehydrogenase: MSTTAQIGVTGLAVMGSNLARNFARNGYTVAVHNRSAAKTHALMEEHGHEGDFIAAETAKEFVQALERPRRLVVMVKAGGPTDAVIEEFAPLLEPGDMIIDGGNAHFADTRRREAALREQGIHFVGAGISGGEEGALNGPSIMPGGPAESYESLGPMLEKISAKAADGAPCVTHVGPDGAGHFVKMVHNGIEYADMQLIGEAYQLLRDVAGYSPAQIAEIFRTWNTGRLDSYLIEITAEVLAHVDAATGKPFVDVVVDQAEQKGTGRWTVQIALDLGVPVSGIAEAVFARSLSGHASLRDASRSLAGPKATPLSAAEAGAFADRVEQALYASKIVSYVQGFHEIDAARDEYDWDIDLGKVASIWRGGCIIRAAFLDRIRAAYDARPDLPSLLSDEGFAQEIAAAQDDWREVLVAATRQGVPTPGFAAALAYYDALRAERLPAALTQGQRDFFGAHTYRRVDRDGSFHTLWGGDRSEIES; encoded by the coding sequence ATGAGCACAACAGCCCAGATCGGCGTCACGGGACTCGCGGTCATGGGGAGCAATCTCGCCCGTAACTTCGCGCGCAACGGCTATACGGTCGCCGTGCACAACCGCTCCGCGGCGAAGACCCACGCGCTGATGGAGGAGCACGGGCACGAGGGCGACTTCATCGCGGCGGAGACCGCCAAGGAGTTCGTGCAGGCGCTGGAGCGGCCCCGGCGCCTCGTCGTCATGGTGAAGGCGGGCGGCCCGACGGACGCGGTGATCGAGGAGTTCGCGCCGCTCCTGGAGCCCGGTGACATGATCATCGACGGTGGCAACGCGCACTTCGCGGACACCCGCCGCCGGGAGGCCGCGCTGCGCGAGCAGGGCATCCACTTCGTCGGCGCGGGCATCTCCGGCGGCGAGGAGGGCGCGCTCAACGGGCCCAGCATCATGCCGGGCGGCCCGGCCGAGTCGTACGAGTCCCTCGGCCCGATGCTGGAGAAGATCTCCGCGAAGGCGGCCGACGGGGCGCCCTGTGTCACGCATGTCGGTCCTGACGGCGCCGGGCACTTCGTGAAGATGGTCCACAACGGCATCGAGTACGCCGACATGCAGCTGATCGGCGAGGCGTACCAGCTGCTGCGCGATGTCGCCGGGTACTCCCCCGCGCAGATCGCGGAGATCTTCCGCACCTGGAACACCGGCCGGCTGGACTCGTACCTGATCGAGATCACCGCCGAGGTGCTGGCGCACGTGGACGCGGCGACCGGCAAGCCGTTCGTGGATGTCGTGGTGGACCAGGCCGAGCAGAAGGGCACCGGCCGCTGGACCGTCCAGATCGCGCTGGACCTGGGCGTTCCGGTGTCCGGCATCGCCGAGGCCGTGTTCGCGCGCTCGCTCTCCGGCCACGCGTCGCTGCGGGACGCTTCCCGCTCGCTGGCCGGGCCGAAGGCGACGCCGCTGAGCGCGGCCGAGGCCGGGGCCTTCGCGGACCGGGTCGAGCAGGCGCTGTACGCCTCCAAGATCGTGTCGTACGTCCAGGGCTTCCACGAGATCGACGCGGCCCGCGACGAGTACGACTGGGACATCGACCTCGGCAAGGTCGCCTCGATCTGGCGGGGCGGCTGCATCATCCGCGCGGCCTTCCTGGACCGGATCCGCGCCGCGTACGACGCCCGGCCCGACCTGCCGAGCCTGCTCTCCGACGAGGGGTTCGCCCAGGAGATCGCGGCGGCGCAGGACGACTGGCGCGAGGTGCTTGTCGCGGCCACGCGCCAGGGTGTCCCCACGCCCGGGTTCGCGGCGGCGCTGGCGTACTACGACGCGTTGCGGGCCGAGCGGTTGCCTGCGGCGCTTACGCAGGGACAGCGGGACTTCTTCGGGGCGCACACGTATCGCAGGGTCGACCGGGACGGGTCGTTCCACACGTTGTGGGGTGGCGACCGCTCGGAGATCGAGAGCTAG
- a CDS encoding diaminobutyrate--2-oxoglutarate transaminase yields MTETDRTPLAVFERHESNVRSYCRGFPVVFERAAGHHLWDTSGRRYVDLLCGAGSLNYGHNPPEIVERVTAYLAAGGPVQSLDLHTTAKADFLERFTSLVLQPRGLGDHVVQFPGPAGTLAVEAALKLARKVTGRTEVIAFTGGFHGASLGALAATTSPLLRGAAGVPLTDVTILPYGDAAEPDPFASLEHALGPGAATAPPAAVLLETVQGEGGLHTAPRAWLARIRELADATGTLVIVDDIQAGCGRTGTFFSFEDAPELRPDLVCLSKSLSGMGLPMAALLIRREIDRWAPGEHNGTFRGHNLAFVAGSAALDHWTDPHFTDHTAELTAAIRTSLASITDALPVGAAEVVGKGAMSGLRFPAPGTAERIREALFRAGIVAETSGSGHVLKLLPPLTISLTEWKEVADTLGDTVQVLATA; encoded by the coding sequence ATGACCGAGACCGACCGGACGCCTCTCGCGGTGTTCGAACGTCACGAGTCGAACGTACGCAGCTACTGCCGCGGCTTCCCGGTGGTCTTCGAACGAGCCGCCGGACACCATCTGTGGGACACCTCGGGGCGCCGCTATGTGGACCTGCTGTGCGGGGCCGGCTCGCTCAACTACGGCCACAATCCGCCCGAGATCGTCGAACGGGTGACGGCCTACCTCGCGGCCGGCGGCCCGGTGCAGTCGCTGGACCTGCACACCACGGCCAAGGCCGACTTCCTGGAGCGGTTCACCAGCCTCGTCCTTCAGCCGCGCGGCCTCGGCGACCACGTCGTCCAGTTCCCCGGACCGGCCGGAACGCTCGCCGTCGAGGCCGCCCTGAAGCTGGCCCGAAAGGTCACCGGCCGCACCGAGGTGATCGCCTTCACCGGAGGCTTCCACGGCGCGTCCCTCGGCGCCCTCGCCGCCACGACCTCCCCCCTGCTGCGCGGCGCGGCGGGCGTACCTCTGACCGACGTCACGATCCTCCCGTACGGCGACGCGGCCGAGCCCGATCCGTTCGCCTCCCTGGAACACGCCCTCGGCCCGGGCGCGGCGACGGCCCCGCCCGCCGCGGTCCTGCTGGAGACGGTCCAGGGCGAGGGCGGACTGCACACCGCTCCCCGCGCGTGGCTGGCCCGGATCCGTGAACTCGCCGACGCCACCGGCACGTTGGTCATCGTGGACGACATCCAGGCGGGCTGCGGACGCACCGGTACCTTCTTCAGCTTCGAGGACGCCCCCGAACTCCGGCCCGACCTGGTCTGCCTGTCGAAGTCCCTCAGCGGAATGGGGCTTCCGATGGCGGCGCTGTTGATCCGGCGCGAGATCGACCGTTGGGCCCCCGGCGAGCACAACGGCACGTTCCGTGGCCACAACCTCGCCTTCGTGGCAGGCTCCGCGGCACTGGACCACTGGACCGACCCGCACTTCACCGACCACACCGCCGAACTGACCGCCGCGATCCGCACCAGCCTCGCGAGCATCACCGACGCCCTCCCGGTGGGTGCCGCCGAAGTCGTCGGCAAGGGAGCGATGAGCGGACTGAGATTCCCCGCCCCCGGGACGGCCGAGCGGATACGGGAGGCGTTGTTCCGCGCCGGCATCGTCGCCGAGACCTCGGGGTCGGGGCATGTACTGAAGCTCCTGCCACCCCTGACGATCTCCCTCACCGAGTGGAAGGAAGTGGCGGACACCTTGGGCGACACCGTCCAGGTACTCGCTACGGCGTAG
- a CDS encoding (2Fe-2S)-binding protein, translating to MDLDPDLTALHALGGFFLLRTGEPRSRPPQTLARAYVARDAEGENDVYENPIIFRVRKVAESVRAPEARVAASIAHLGFAARLWSVALGTAALYGHIPDLDPRLLRWDPDASAPDDLWLTEVRALPAERLGEVVRDGHLVPLAAALRAHIPVSDRLLRGNAASALMGAVRQLDHWARVNRRPEVGARARALAAEMFTHPDLSDTLDPATHRRRSCCLYYRLPGGGLCGDCCFDRPPGRP from the coding sequence GTGGACCTCGACCCCGACCTCACCGCGCTGCACGCGCTCGGCGGATTCTTCCTCCTACGCACGGGAGAACCGCGCTCTCGCCCGCCGCAGACGCTCGCCCGGGCCTACGTGGCACGGGATGCCGAGGGGGAGAACGATGTTTATGAGAATCCGATAATTTTCCGTGTCCGGAAGGTAGCGGAGAGCGTGCGGGCCCCGGAAGCGCGGGTCGCGGCCTCCATCGCCCACCTCGGTTTCGCGGCCCGGCTCTGGTCGGTCGCGCTCGGCACCGCCGCGCTGTACGGCCACATCCCCGACCTCGACCCGCGCCTCCTGCGCTGGGACCCGGACGCGAGCGCCCCCGACGATCTGTGGCTGACCGAGGTACGGGCCCTGCCCGCCGAGCGGCTCGGCGAGGTCGTACGGGACGGCCACCTCGTACCGCTCGCGGCGGCCCTGCGAGCGCACATCCCCGTCTCGGACCGCCTGCTCCGGGGCAACGCGGCCTCCGCGCTGATGGGCGCCGTAAGACAGCTCGACCACTGGGCGCGCGTCAACCGCCGCCCGGAGGTGGGTGCCCGGGCCCGCGCGCTCGCCGCCGAGATGTTCACGCACCCGGACCTGTCCGACACCCTCGACCCGGCCACACACCGGCGCCGCAGCTGCTGTCTCTACTACCGGCTCCCCGGCGGCGGACTCTGCGGCGACTGCTGCTTCGACCGGCCGCCGGGCCGCCCCTGA
- a CDS encoding transglycosylase family protein yields the protein MAVRGRHRRYQPNRLNRASLTVTAGGAGMALPLIGTGVAEAADVETWDKVAACESTNDWDINSGNGYYGGLQFTQSTWEAYGGTAYAARADLATKDQQIAIAEKVLEGQGPGAWPVCSVRAGLTRGGDTPDIDPKGGGSTRTIKDVKPQTTPQSQAGNVEMYTVVRGDTLSEIADTREVQGGWRKLYTANKKTIGGDPNLIVPGQRLSLRPASTDDSPADKAEEHTEKKKEKKKEKRQEETASLVAPVSGSLGTPYRASGSSWSKGYHTGVDFPVPTGSAVKSVAAGKVVTAGWGGSFGYQVVIRHSDGRYSQYAHLSAISVKSGQSVGVGQRIGRSGTTGNSTGPHLHFEVRTGPDFGSDVDPIAYLRAGGVRL from the coding sequence ATGGCCGTACGCGGCCGGCACCGCCGGTATCAGCCGAACAGACTCAACCGCGCCTCACTCACCGTCACCGCCGGCGGCGCCGGGATGGCGCTCCCGCTGATCGGCACCGGGGTCGCGGAGGCCGCCGACGTCGAGACCTGGGACAAGGTCGCGGCCTGTGAGTCCACCAACGACTGGGACATCAACTCCGGCAACGGCTACTACGGCGGCCTGCAGTTCACCCAGTCGACCTGGGAGGCGTACGGCGGCACCGCCTACGCAGCCCGCGCGGACCTGGCCACCAAGGACCAGCAGATCGCGATCGCCGAGAAGGTGCTCGAAGGGCAGGGCCCCGGCGCCTGGCCGGTGTGCTCGGTGCGCGCGGGGCTCACCCGGGGCGGCGACACCCCGGACATCGACCCCAAGGGCGGCGGCTCGACGCGCACGATCAAGGACGTGAAGCCGCAGACCACGCCGCAGTCGCAGGCCGGCAACGTCGAGATGTACACGGTCGTCCGGGGCGACACGCTCTCGGAGATCGCCGACACCCGTGAGGTGCAGGGCGGTTGGCGGAAGCTCTACACGGCCAACAAGAAGACGATCGGCGGCGACCCGAACCTGATCGTGCCGGGGCAGCGGCTGAGTCTGCGCCCTGCGTCGACCGACGACTCCCCGGCGGACAAGGCCGAGGAGCACACGGAGAAGAAGAAGGAGAAGAAGAAAGAGAAGCGGCAGGAGGAGACCGCCTCCTTGGTCGCCCCGGTGAGCGGCTCGCTCGGCACGCCGTACCGCGCCTCCGGTTCCTCCTGGTCGAAGGGCTATCACACGGGTGTCGACTTCCCTGTGCCGACCGGCAGCGCCGTGAAGTCCGTCGCGGCCGGCAAGGTCGTCACGGCGGGTTGGGGCGGCTCCTTCGGCTACCAGGTGGTCATCCGGCACTCCGACGGCCGCTACTCGCAGTACGCCCACCTGTCGGCGATCTCCGTGAAGTCCGGCCAGAGCGTGGGCGTGGGCCAGCGCATCGGCCGCTCCGGCACCACGGGCAACAGCACGGGCCCGCATCTGCACTTCGAGGTGCGGACGGGGCCCGACTTCGGCAGCGACGTCGACCCGATCGCCTATCTGCGGGCGGGCGGGGTCCGGCTCTGA
- a CDS encoding DMT family transporter codes for MSALALSVLLSFVSAVAYAGGAIVQERVAVSSPGQTYAPLRRPGWWVAVGLNGLGGLLHVVALAYGPLSLVQPLGALTIVFALPMAALFVGRRAGATAWRGAIMATVGLAGLLALVGSVDSQSLDTAQRVVVAVISAGAVAALMVAARAAHRHPAARSMLLAVASGVAFGMSSVFTKTVAVDWTDGIAVSDLPTLAVIGVFASAGLMLSQASYRSGGLAAPLATLTVVNPVVAAAVGITMFGETFRYGTTGTALALGCGVVAAGGLILLTTERLGDGVRHWHEPVADELPAPVAGDLVDVPAEPAGAGPVTVEEILAGPRTRIPAESGVDAAVLIPAPAARDTYEGDAAPPSLVTSRFGPFSPDSYLELPMADRHRTRVS; via the coding sequence ATGAGCGCCCTCGCGTTGTCCGTTCTGCTGTCGTTCGTCTCCGCGGTCGCGTACGCGGGCGGGGCGATCGTGCAGGAGCGTGTGGCGGTGTCCTCGCCCGGTCAGACCTACGCGCCGCTGCGTCGGCCCGGCTGGTGGGTGGCGGTCGGGCTGAACGGCCTCGGTGGTCTGCTGCACGTGGTGGCGCTGGCGTACGGGCCGCTGAGTCTGGTGCAGCCGCTGGGCGCGCTGACGATCGTGTTCGCGCTGCCGATGGCGGCCCTGTTCGTCGGCCGCAGGGCGGGGGCGACGGCGTGGCGGGGCGCGATCATGGCGACGGTGGGCCTCGCGGGTCTGCTCGCCCTGGTCGGCTCGGTCGACTCGCAGTCCCTGGACACCGCTCAACGGGTGGTGGTGGCCGTGATCAGTGCGGGGGCGGTCGCCGCGCTGATGGTCGCGGCGCGCGCGGCGCACCGGCACCCGGCGGCGCGCAGCATGCTGCTGGCCGTCGCCTCCGGTGTGGCGTTCGGTATGTCCTCGGTGTTCACGAAGACGGTCGCCGTCGACTGGACGGACGGCATCGCCGTCTCCGACCTGCCGACGCTGGCGGTCATCGGTGTCTTCGCCTCGGCCGGCCTGATGCTGTCGCAGGCCTCGTACCGCAGCGGCGGCCTCGCGGCCCCGCTCGCCACACTGACGGTGGTGAACCCGGTGGTGGCGGCCGCCGTGGGCATCACGATGTTCGGTGAGACGTTCCGCTACGGCACCACCGGCACCGCCCTCGCGCTGGGCTGCGGGGTCGTGGCAGCGGGCGGTCTGATCCTGCTGACGACGGAGCGACTCGGCGACGGTGTGCGGCACTGGCACGAGCCGGTGGCGGACGAACTGCCCGCACCGGTGGCGGGCGACCTGGTGGACGTACCGGCCGAGCCGGCCGGAGCGGGCCCGGTCACCGTCGAGGAGATCCTCGCGGGACCGCGGACTCGGATCCCGGCCGAGTCGGGGGTGGACGCGGCTGTGCTCATACCGGCTCCGGCGGCCCGGGACACGTACGAGGGCGACGCCGCTCCGCCGAGTCTGGTCACGTCCCGCTTCGGGCCGTTCTCCCCCGACTCCTACCTCGAGCTGCCGATGGCCGACCGGCATCGCACCCGCGTGTCGTGA
- the panD gene encoding aspartate 1-decarboxylase → MLRTMFKSKIHRVTVTQADLHYVGSVTIDADLLDAADLLPGELVHIVDITNGSRLETYVIEGERGSGVIGINGAAAHLVHPGDLVIIISYAQVTDAEARALKPRVVHVDGDNRITALGADPSEPVPGSDQRRSPQAIPA, encoded by the coding sequence ATGTTGCGTACCATGTTCAAGTCCAAGATCCACAGAGTCACCGTCACCCAGGCCGACCTGCACTACGTGGGATCGGTGACCATCGACGCGGACCTCCTCGACGCCGCCGATCTGCTGCCCGGCGAACTCGTCCACATCGTCGACATCACCAACGGCTCCCGCCTGGAGACCTACGTCATCGAGGGCGAGCGCGGCTCGGGGGTCATCGGTATCAACGGCGCCGCCGCCCATCTCGTCCACCCCGGCGATCTGGTGATCATCATCAGTTACGCTCAGGTGACCGACGCCGAGGCGCGGGCCCTCAAGCCCCGGGTGGTGCATGTGGACGGGGACAACCGGATCACGGCCCTGGGCGCCGACCCGTCCGAACCGGTGCCGGGCTCGGACCAGCGGCGCAGCCCGCAGGCGATACCGGCCTGA
- a CDS encoding aldo/keto reductase: MKYTQLGRTGLKVSRLVLGTMNFGPLTDEADSHAIMDAALDAGINFFDTANVYGWGENKGRTESIIGNWFAKGGERRDKVVLATKMYGNMGADGEAWPNHEKLSAVNIRRAVDASLKRLQTDHIDVYQFHHIDRDTPFEEIWQAIDVLVQQGKILYTGSSNFPGYKIAQANEIAARRGNTIGLVSEQCLYNLYERRAEMEVIPAAQEYGLGVIPWSPLHGGALGGVLKKEVEGGRRSEGRAAGAMSGPDVHAKIQAYEDLLDKHGLEPGEAALAWLLTRPGVTGPIVGPRTAEQLGSALRATELDLSEELLAGLDEIFPGPGPSPEAFAW; this comes from the coding sequence ATGAAGTACACGCAGCTCGGACGCACGGGACTCAAGGTCAGCCGACTCGTCCTCGGCACCATGAACTTCGGTCCTCTGACCGACGAGGCCGACAGCCACGCGATCATGGACGCGGCACTGGACGCGGGCATCAACTTCTTCGACACGGCGAACGTGTACGGCTGGGGCGAGAACAAGGGCCGTACCGAAAGCATCATCGGCAACTGGTTCGCGAAGGGCGGCGAGCGGCGCGACAAGGTCGTCCTCGCCACCAAGATGTACGGCAACATGGGCGCGGACGGCGAGGCGTGGCCCAACCACGAGAAGCTGTCGGCGGTGAACATCCGGCGCGCCGTGGACGCGTCGCTCAAGCGGCTGCAGACCGACCACATCGACGTCTACCAGTTCCACCACATCGACCGGGACACCCCGTTCGAGGAGATCTGGCAGGCCATCGACGTACTGGTGCAGCAGGGGAAGATCCTCTACACCGGTTCCTCCAACTTCCCGGGCTACAAGATCGCCCAGGCCAATGAGATCGCCGCCCGGCGCGGCAACACCATCGGCCTCGTCAGCGAGCAGTGCCTCTACAACCTCTACGAGCGCCGCGCCGAGATGGAGGTCATCCCTGCCGCGCAGGAGTACGGCCTCGGCGTCATCCCGTGGTCGCCGCTGCACGGCGGTGCGCTCGGCGGCGTGCTGAAGAAGGAGGTCGAGGGCGGTCGGCGCAGCGAGGGGCGAGCCGCGGGCGCCATGTCCGGCCCTGACGTACACGCGAAGATCCAGGCGTACGAGGACCTGCTCGACAAGCACGGTCTGGAGCCCGGCGAGGCCGCCCTGGCCTGGCTGCTCACCCGTCCCGGCGTGACCGGCCCGATCGTCGGTCCGCGTACGGCGGAGCAGCTCGGATCCGCCCTGCGCGCCACCGAGTTGGATCTGAGCGAGGAGCTGCTGGCCGGGCTGGACGAGATCTTCCCGGGACCGGGACCGTCTCCGGAGGCCTTCGCCTGGTAG
- a CDS encoding GNAT family N-acetyltransferase: MSDTEIRDDRAAGRLEALAGEELAGHIAYFVLESPARALVPVHTIVEPAHEGKGVAGSLARELYAIAEREGIVVAPLCPYVVKWAERHPEEAPAAAPELLRAAKDWLRAHPEGF, encoded by the coding sequence ATGAGCGACACCGAGATCCGCGACGACCGGGCGGCGGGCCGCCTGGAGGCCCTGGCCGGTGAGGAACTGGCCGGCCACATCGCGTACTTCGTCCTCGAATCGCCCGCGCGAGCCCTGGTCCCCGTGCACACCATCGTCGAGCCCGCGCACGAGGGGAAGGGCGTCGCGGGCTCGCTCGCCCGGGAGCTGTACGCCATCGCCGAGCGCGAGGGCATCGTGGTCGCCCCGCTCTGCCCCTACGTCGTGAAGTGGGCCGAACGCCACCCCGAGGAGGCCCCGGCCGCCGCCCCGGAACTGCTGAGGGCCGCGAAGGACTGGCTCAGGGCCCACCCCGAGGGCTTCTGA
- a CDS encoding GNAT family N-acetyltransferase: MSSRTSPISQSITIRRAVAKDAKRLTRLVRGSGAYEGKYAAAVEGYRVGPDYIEAHRAFVAVGADEHGGRVLGFYSLVLAPPELDLLFVADEAQGRGIGRLLVAHMQSEARAAGLDRLKVVSHLPAEDFYHRVGAVRTGTAFANPPAVPWDRPEFEFRIPSE; this comes from the coding sequence ATGAGTTCACGCACTTCCCCGATCAGCCAGTCGATCACCATACGGAGGGCAGTCGCGAAGGATGCCAAACGGCTCACGCGGCTCGTGCGTGGCTCAGGTGCCTACGAGGGTAAGTACGCAGCCGCAGTCGAGGGCTACCGGGTCGGTCCTGATTACATCGAGGCCCACCGCGCCTTTGTGGCCGTCGGCGCTGACGAGCATGGAGGCCGGGTCCTCGGGTTCTACTCGCTCGTCCTCGCGCCACCGGAGCTCGACCTGCTGTTCGTTGCCGACGAAGCGCAAGGACGGGGTATTGGACGGCTGCTCGTGGCGCACATGCAGTCCGAGGCCCGTGCCGCCGGGCTCGACCGTCTCAAGGTCGTGTCGCATCTTCCCGCCGAGGACTTCTACCACCGCGTTGGTGCGGTGCGGACCGGGACCGCGTTTGCGAACCCGCCCGCCGTGCCGTGGGACCGTCCCGAATTCGAGTTTCGCATTCCTTCGGAATGA
- a CDS encoding DUF1269 domain-containing protein, with translation MYPSGPDARADYDVLKDLHAVCAVGAYDASVVTKDEAGKVHVNKDETATRHGAWGGAAAGAVVGLLFPPAVIGKAAVGAAVGGVSGHLWRGMSRADIKDVDRAVQQAATEVR, from the coding sequence ATCTACCCGAGCGGACCTGACGCGCGAGCCGACTACGACGTCCTCAAGGACCTTCATGCGGTCTGTGCGGTCGGTGCCTACGACGCATCGGTCGTCACCAAGGACGAGGCCGGCAAGGTCCACGTCAACAAGGACGAGACGGCCACCCGGCACGGGGCGTGGGGCGGCGCCGCTGCCGGTGCGGTCGTCGGCCTGCTGTTCCCTCCGGCGGTTATCGGTAAGGCTGCCGTCGGTGCTGCCGTCGGTGGCGTGAGCGGGCACCTTTGGCGCGGCATGTCCCGGGCGGACATCAAGGACGTCGACAGGGCCGTCCAGCAGGCCGCCACCGAGGTCCGCTGA
- a CDS encoding helix-turn-helix domain-containing protein yields the protein MTIATAGLDQPNIRSNKAPPNPRETNVEPKSRLHFRPMSRSKPTLKPHNAADEVSLRSIPPADRRRVEPVLIDTSEVARLLSMSTSWVYRGASKLGLKGYKLGRGRNAKVLYKKTDVLKWLEQQRIH from the coding sequence GTGACGATCGCCACAGCAGGGCTCGACCAGCCGAACATCAGGTCGAACAAGGCGCCACCCAACCCACGAGAAACAAATGTCGAGCCGAAGTCCCGATTGCACTTCCGGCCGATGTCAAGGAGCAAGCCGACCTTGAAGCCACACAACGCTGCCGACGAAGTCTCCCTTCGATCCATTCCGCCGGCCGATCGCCGCCGAGTGGAGCCTGTTCTCATCGACACGTCCGAGGTTGCAAGGTTGCTCAGCATGTCCACCAGCTGGGTCTACAGAGGAGCTTCGAAGCTTGGGCTGAAGGGTTACAAGCTGGGTCGTGGCAGGAATGCCAAGGTTCTCTACAAGAAGACCGACGTCCTCAAGTGGTTGGAGCAGCAGAGGATCCACTAG